From Medicago truncatula cultivar Jemalong A17 chromosome 7, MtrunA17r5.0-ANR, whole genome shotgun sequence, a single genomic window includes:
- the LOC112416785 gene encoding glutaredoxin-C5 produces the protein MHYQTASWGNYHMTPTMMCDPLERIERLASENAVVIFSISTCCMCHAIKRLFCGMGVNPAVHELDEDPRGKELERALMRLLGTSNVVPVVFIGGKLIGTMDRVMACHINGSLVPLLKQAGALWL, from the coding sequence ATGCATTACCAAACAGCATCATGGGGAAACTACCACATGACCCCAACAATGATGTGTGACCCATTAGAGAGAATAGAAAGACTAGCATCAGAAAACGCAGTAGTGATTTTCAGCATAAGCACTTGTTGCATGTGTCATGCTATCAAGAGATTGTTCTGTGGAATGGGAGTGAATCCAGCTGTTCATGAACTTGATGAAGATCCAAGAGGCAAAGAACTTGAAAGAGCACTTATGAGACTTCTTGGTACTTCAAATGTTGTTCCTGTTGTTTTCATTGGTGGTAAACTTATTGGTACTATGGATAGAGTCATGGCTTGTCATATTAATGGTTCTCTTGTTCCTCTTCTCAAACAAGCTGGTGCTCTTTGGCtttga